Part of the Lolium rigidum isolate FL_2022 chromosome 6, APGP_CSIRO_Lrig_0.1, whole genome shotgun sequence genome, GAGGGTGAAGATGCCACAACACAATGGAAGAGGGACCAAATCTTCCGTTGCAGAGAGAGACCCGATCGTAGATCAAGCGAAGACGAAGGTGATACCTGGGGTACCTACACCGATGGACGATCTTGATTGCCCACCTTGACCGTGTGACACGGGAGTTCGATCTCCTGGCCACTGGAGATCTTTTCCCCCGACAGGAGGAAGCGTGCGTCCACCGTGATCCCTTCCGAGTCATGGAGGACCAGACGCGAAGCCTGACTTCGACGGTATAGGAAGCCATGTTAGTGGAACGACGGGAGGCGGGAGGCCACCAAATGGTACTTGAcctgccaacggatcggagagtcgGGATCCGTCATGGTGTAGGAGGCGCGGTGACTGAgggcgagaggcgccggcgccCTAGGGGCGGCCGCCAGCGGAGGCAGGGGCGCGTTCAGATCTCACCATCCCTAACATTATTGAAGAATAACTAGATGCAAGCTAGTTGTGCATCTCCATTATATGACGGCACAAGCAcattaaaccaaatttagtgatacTGTGTTGGCTTGCAGTAAAATTTATTTCTGCATTTCGTTCCTGGAAAGGGCAATATACAAGCATAAAAATTGTACTAGACCACTACATAGCCTTAACACTGAAGGTTGATGTCCGATAATTTCacaaaatctgaaataaaaaatgtATCAAATAGACTTTTTTTTAGAACCCGCAGAAGCTTTGCGCGTCATTCCATTAAACATCAGAAGAGAACAACATTTACAAGGATCGCTTGTACGAGGTTGTAGTAGTCACAGGTGAAGACTAGAGCCAGAGTACAAACGGAACGCACACAGCCACCCATATACCCAAAGCAACTACTCTCGCGCCATCCTACGTCGGCAAGCAACTCAGGTTGCCCACTCCTCGTAGATCCGCCGGGAAATCTCGAGTGCTGTGCTAGGGCGTGCGTCGAAAACACGGGCGTTCCTCTCAAGCCATAGGGTACGGATGACTAGGAGGACTAGGGAGTTGAGGGTTTTCCTATTACCCTCCGTAGTGGCCGACTCCGCCTGAGGCCACCACTCTCGGATGGTAGACGTAGAGGTTGGCAGCGGAGGGTTCCATCCGATGAGCCTGAAAGCCGCCACCCAAACCGAGGTGGATAGAGGGCATTGGAGCGCAAGGTGATCGTATGTCTTAGCCGCCGTATTGCACAGCGGGCAGATGGCATGGTTAGGCAAACCATGTCGTTGCAAGCGGTCCGCGGTCCAGCATCTCTGCCAAAGTGCCAGCCACCCGTGAAACCTGAATTTCATGGGCGCGAAGGAATGCCACAGTTGGACTGCGCCAGGAAGCGCAACCTGGCCTGCGAAGAAAGTACGGTACGCAGAGCGCGAGGAGAAAGCACCATCTGACGACCACTTccatctgaaaccatcacagttgCCCGGCACGACGTGGATGTTAGCCGCAGCGAGGTGCCCCACAGGCGGAGGAACTGGACGACGGCATCCACCGTAAGGGTGCCCGCAATATCGCGTACCCAAGCGCTATTCGGGAGGCCGTCCCGCAGCACACGAGACCTCCGCAGGCCAGGACGCACCAAACGGAGAAGCTCCGGCGCGAGAGCCGCGACCGGCAGGCCATTGATCCACGGGTCCTCCCAGAAAAGGACGCGAGATCCATCGCGTACGTCGACGGTGGCCGAAGCTGTCACGAGGCTATGAGCCTCCGATCACACAGAGAATTCCAAACCCGACCATGGCCTATCCAGGGACGTTTTTTTGGAACCAAATCCAGCAGGCCCTCAGGGCGGCATTGAGCCACCGAAGATTGTGTAGCCCCAACCCACCCATATGTTTTGGCTTCCAAACAGCCCGACAGGAGACAATGCAATGGCTGCCACGCGCATCGCCCCTGCCAACCCACAGAAAGCCTTGGCGCACCTTGTCGATGGCGCGCAGCAGCCACGGCTCCACGTCTAGCGCCATGAGGTGGTAGATCAGAGAGGCCGTCATGACAAAGTGCACATAGCCCACTCTGCCCTCGCGCGTCATCAACCTGGCCTTCCAGAAGGAGAGCTTCTTGGTGAGCTTGTCAAGGATCGGATGGACTTCATCTTTCCGCAGCTTCTTAAGGGACAGCGGTAGGCCAAGATACTTGGACGGGAAGGATCCGATCGGGCAGTCCAGCACCGTCTCGGTCACCTGACGCATCTCGTCCAAGCATCTGATGGGCAGGGCCACTCTCTTAGCGTAGTTGACCACGAGCCCCGAGGCTCCGCCAAAACAAGCCAGGACCATCTTGACCGCGGACAGCTCCGCGACACCTGGTCTGGCGAAGACGACCACATCGTCAGCGTAGAGCGAGACCCTGTGCCGGATGCCGAGCTGTCGGAGGTTCTCGAGGATCCCATGTACCTCGACCGCACGGAAAAGGGCGGACAACACATCCAtggcgatgatgaagaggatggggGAGATCGGATCCCCCTGCCATAATCCCCGGCCATGACGGAACGCCGCACCCGGGCTGCCGTTCACAAGAACACGGGTGGACGCAGAGCTGAGCAGCAGGATGGCCCAGGAGATAAACCGTGGTCCAAAGCCCCTCTGTCGCAGGACACTGACAAGGAAAGGCCATGAGAGGCTGTCAAACGCACGCGCAACGTCCATCTTTAGGAGCATAGACGGGACCCGTGCACGGTGCAGAGTCCTGGCGGACTGCTGGACGAGGACGAAGTTATCATGAATGCACCTCCCGCGGATGAAAGCGTTTTGGTTCACGTCAATGAGCTCCGGCAACCGTGGCGCAAGGCGAAGAGCGAGAACTTTGGCCAGGAGCTTGGCGAAGCTGTGAACCAAGCTGATAGGCTTGAAGTTCTTCAAGTCCACCGCACCGTCCTTCTTCGGGACCAACGTGATGAGAGCCCCGTTCAAGGCCTCGAAGCCCTGGCCTTGACGCCGAAAGATAGCGCGCATAGCCGCCATGATATCGGACTTAATCACCGCCCAGCAGCTCTTGTAGAAGTCCCAAGAGAAACCATCGGGGCCAGGGGCACGGTTGGATGGCATCCCTTTGATTGCCGCCCAAACCTCCGAGTCGGAGAACTCGCAGTCAAGCCCGGCCAGATCAGACGGAGGCACGCCAATGGCGTTAAGATCAAGATCATGCTGCCGAGGTTGGGCCTGACCAAGAAGGTCGGCGTAGTACTTGGTCGCcagctcctccttctcctcctgggAGGAAACCATCTGGTCACCACATCAAATAGACTATGATATTAAAATGCATAGCAAACATTGAAACGAATCGGTACGCAGCGGAAACAGCCAGAGGCGGCGCAAGAAGctacaaaacccatctagggttccgtcctcctcgccggTGATACCGCTGGTCCGCTTcacctccggtggccttggggccttggaggtgtggtggatcacggtccctcgccggcggggagttttcgtccttaatttagtttgcttttcagtctcttctttgggatggtgaggcggcggctacatcctgaagttaGAATAATgtcctccccgccctatcctcgttccggtggtgcatctagcgctgacggagggcgcgtggagttgtatgcccgtcggatctcctgggatccggtcggttttcgtgttaGTTGGTGTCGTTTCATGTCAGGCTCTTCCGATctatggttgtcatcattggcgatggttactTTGCTCGGTGTGcttggtcctttgggaccttagcacgacgacttcccgtctgtctactacaacaagctctactacgacaagctttgcacgactccggcgatggagggcgaggacagcggcgcgccttcggctcgtgctagtgtctgtagtcgtcgctaggtggtctgagtaccaatttgtaatttcttttactttttgggctatttgtactactgttgatgattattaatagatcggtggatttctcgcaaaaaaatagACTATGATATTAACAAATAAAAGACACTGCAATATGTTCCCTACTCTAAATGTATTTCACTAATCCGAACAGCTACATCTGATTTCCTCCAACCAGCTAAGGAAGCACATCAGCTATCTATTGACCGTTCAGTGACATCAAAGTTCTTGACTGGTAGAAGAAACTCCAACCAACGAGGAAGCACAACGACACACCACTACAGATCCTAAATCCAAAATCCACCACAATCTGATATTATCGTGAAGACGATTGGTGAATCTCGaaatactgaaaaagaattagaaTCTCACACACGGTGAAGTCGATGCAGCCAGCGACCGAAACTCTCAATCGTGAACTCTGGTCGGTGGCCGCTGCTTCTTTCTTACTCCGACCCATCCTTTATCATTGAGCTAGGCTAGTATTTTCTGTAGAGGAGACACGGCTCTGTCAACCCGGGCGACTGAAAAGTAAAAACGGGTCTGAGAAGAGAGAGCCCGACAAAACGGCCGCTGGTGCGCATCCTGAGACGACATGGCTTGACTTGAGTCCAAGGGGACAAAACAGTTTCTCCTCCGGCTTTGCAGCACACCAAAACAGTAACGGCACACGAGACACAACGGAGAACGGAGAACGGAGAAAAGGAAGGGAAAAGGGGAGAGTCCACCGCGCACTTGACATGGCTTGACTGCAGGAAGAATCCCATCCCACGCCCCTCCGGTCTCCTCCTCCGGCAACTCCACCGCGCACCACCCCCTCGATTTCTCCGCGGATCTTGGAGAAGCAGGTTTCTAGGGTTCCAGGAGACCTCAGTTGCCCCGCCGCCCTCTCAGGTACAGCGGAAACCTGCTTTTTCTTGGCGTGCTCCTGTTCTTTGTTTAGTGCCGAAATAGCTAGAGCAGGAGGCTCCTAATGACGTCCGTGGCTCACATTGCACACTCGCATTGATTGATTGGCCAACTCCTCTATTTCCCCATCGTCCTGTCTGATTGTACGGAGTCCTTATCCAAGTACAATATACATTTTTCTTTATCACAACCTACAACTTCTCGTTTTCTTCCATTTCACTCGTGTGGATCACTTTCCCAAGTTAAATTGCCATTCCCCCGACAACCTGATCGATCTGTATATCCACGTGGTAGTTTCCCACCAAAATCTTGACCATGAATAGATCCAAAGTGAACTGGTCTACACTGCCCTGAGTCCCCACTCAAAACTTCTCTCGaaacaggctttcgccccgctttataaataagccCGCCTCTCCGCCTGCTCCGCCACCGTCGGCTCCATCGCCTCTGTCCCGGAGCGAGACCGAGCCAACCTAGCGCTGTGGCGGGACGGCTGCGAGGACTGCCGCTGGCGACGCGGGGCCCTCGTCTTGGCACCCGCCCACGGGAGTGTCGGGGAAGACCGAGGCCGGCTCCGGGACGTGAAGGGCCCGGGGTCGCGAGGCCCGAGGGCGAGGTGGGAGTAGAGCCCGGCGAGCACGTGTAGCGGACCAGCCCCGGCGACCTCGGCGGCTGCGGGGGCACACGTCCAACCCCACActcgccgacgacgtctcctggggGAAGTTGGACCCGTACTCCATGATGGACAGCGAGTAGGACTCCCCGGAGGCAGCTGGGGAGCACGGGAGATGGGCGCCCCGGCCTGGCCGGCGCACTCCTGTGAGTCCGCGCCGACTCGGGCGATGTCGACCGCGCCCTGAGCCTAGCGTCCGGAGCGGCGGAGGCCCCGGCCCCAGGCACCAGGAGACTCGTCGGCCGTGGGGTCTCCTCGCCCTCGCCACCCAAATCGTCCTCAGAGTCTCCATCGGAAGaaccatcatcatcctcgccatcatcgtcccggtgtgtCTGCGAAGGGtcaggtggaagaggaggagaccCCGCCTGGGCCTCATCGCCCTCCAGCTCGACCGTCAGGGACCGGCCACTCTTCCCaaagaagaagagaggaagagTGCAGGTGAGCTTCGTGGGGTCCGGGCTGAGGATCAGCATGCGCACCGGCCCGTCGCCTGGAAGGGAAAGGGGATCCACGGTGACAAGCTTGCCAATCGGCTGGGAGACGAGCTCGATGATATGCTCACTCCTGGCCTCCTCAGGAATGCCGTGGACCCGGACCCAAACCTCAGACAAAGTAGCCACAGTGATGGGATCCACACAAGACGGCTTGACAGAAACGCGGATGTTGTTGGTCGGCAGGATGGTCGTCTCGCTCCATGAGAGGGCACGGAGGAGCTCAGCCGAGGGGAACGCCACTGCGAACTCAGTGGCAGAAATCTCCCTCATGTTCCACACACAAGTCGACTCCAACTGAGCGAGCTCGGCGCGGATCGTGTCGACTGTCACCTCAATCTGTAGCGGGGGCTGCGCTCGGCGACGACGGTGATGGTAGCAAGGTGCTGGGGGGTACTGAGCTCCGAGCCCCCCAGGTCGATGTAGTAGAAGCCACCCTCAAGCCCGTGTCCCAGGTACTCGATGACCTCCCGACGCCTTCTGCTGTTGAACCGCTCCTTGCAAGCCGCGGCAAGGTGAGAGGGGTCCCCACAAAAGAGGCACTGCGTCGGCGACGTGCAATCGGAACGGAAGTGCCCCATCTCGCCACAGTTGAAGCAGATGTTGGAGGTGGGGGATTTCTCCGGCGGCGCCGACACCGCCAACTGGGCGTCGGCACGGCCGTCGAGATCCTGACCCCGCGGAGGTGCCATAGGCGGGTGCCCAACCTGGCTCCCACCCGCAGCACCACCCGCAGTACCACCTGCGCCGGCTCTCTTCTTCTtcggcttcctcttcttcttcgctgcGGTATGTGCAGCGGCCTGGGGCGACTGCTCCTCGCGGCGCAGCGGCGAACGGCGACTCTGCTCGGCATGCCGCGGCACCACGTAGCTGTCCCGCGAAGAGCGCTGGTCCTCCCGCCAAGATGAATCCCGGCCATGCTCCCTGCCCGGACGCGGCGCGCGCTGCACCAACTCCTCCCGGAGCGCGGCTTCCCTGCGCGACGCGGCAGGAGACGGGGCACGCCGGCCCGGCGAGCCGCCGCGGGCGGCGAGTGCGGCGACCCCCTGGTGGCGCAGGGAGGAGTCCCGCTCCCGGCCTCCCTCAGCATGCCCACCCGCGCGGCCGTCCCGGCCATATCTGCGAGGCGACGGCGACCTCCTGCGTGGGGAAGCTCGACGCGGAGGGGAGCGGCGCGGCGGAGACCGTCTCGCCGGGGGCCGGTATGGCTCGGGGGGCGCGGGGGGAGGCGGACGGGGCGACGCCGGGCGGACGCGGCGGTGATGCTGGGGCGGGGACCTGCTCGAGGAGGGGCTCCGTGCCCGCTTGAGAACCATGTCCCGGAAGCTGgtggagagcggcggcggcggcgggtggaggcggatttcgcgggcggcggcggcgtggcggcgtaTTTGGTCGGGGCGCGCGGGCTGGGCAAACCCTAAGTGGTTTGACCCCTTACGGAGCCAGAACCACTTGGGCGCCGAAGCGGGCTGCGTGGGCCCGGTGCAACGGTCCGTCTGGCGCCTCCAGGCCAGCACAGGCCCAGGCCCGTGCGGCCCAGACGGCCCAGGATTGGGCGGCACACGAGCCTCGCGCGAGGCCGTCCTCGCTCCCGacgggcatggcggcggcggtacCGGAGCCAACTGCTCCGCCCCGCGACCGACCGCCTCGCCCCCCTGCTCCGGCGGCCCCGACGACCCCGTGGCGGCCACCTCCCCCAAGCTCCTTGCCGGCTGAGCCCCCGACGGCGCAGCAGCACTCGGCCTAACTGCCGGCACCCGCGACGGCGGCGGACGGCGTAGCATCTCCAGGCGGCGCTGAGGCGGTGACCGGCGCGGCCGACCACGACGCGCATAGACGAGGTAGTCGCCGAGGGTCGCCGTCCCCGGCGGCGAGAACCGCGCATCAGCCTCCGCACGCGCAGCCTCCGCCGCGTCTTCTTCCGCCGCCACGTCCGCCCAACGCCGTCCCTGGATGGACTCCGGGAGCTCCACCGCCTGCGGAGTCTCCCCTGACCCCTCCGGCGACATCGCGTggaggcagccggcggcagaaacgcCCGACGAGGAGAACCTCAAAGCCGTCGCCTTGCGCCCGCCATGTCCGCTCTCGACCTCATCTCTGGAGGCCCCCCACTCAAAACTTTGCAGCACACCAAATCTTCAAGACGTTATTGACTAAACATTATTTGTATCTGCAATGATATGCCCCTCTCAGATTTTTCTTCAGACTTGCTCCGGATAACCCCTTATTTTATCCTTTCTTTCTCAAACTATACGCTTGATCTGGTTACCATTACAAATAGGGCCTTACAAATAAGGGGTCATAGTGTTTAAAGTTAGACTTGATTAAATTTGCGTGTATACATAGTGTTCAATCTAAACATTTATAATTTGGGCGCACCATGTAATTAGTCTATGTGGACGGACGTGATGACttcatttttattattttaatcatataatagatagatagcttGATAAACTTGGTGCTCCTTTCACGGTATTCAGATGAGGCCGCCGaccatggtggtgatggtggtgctcCTCGCCACGGCGGCTGAGGCAGCGCTCCCAGCAGTGGTGGTCCTGGAGCGTGTGCTTCCGCGCAAGGGGGTCCAGTTGGCGGACCTTAAGGAGCTGGACAGGGCGAGGCACGTGAAGATGGGTGTGGTGAACCTCTCTGTGGAGGGCACCGCCAGCCCGTTCGCCCGTGGGTGGGTGGCTCTGTGTCCTTATCATAATACATACGCACTTTTATTTGTATCTAATCGAAATCTTGAAAATTTGCAGGCTATACTATACCAGGGTGGGATTAGGGAACCCCTCGAAGACGTACACTTTCCAAATTGACACTGGCAGTTCCGTACCGTGGGTTGCTTGCACGGGTTCCTCGACCAAAAATGTGAGGCTCAGTATTCTTATCCATCACACTAAAAAACATGCACATGTATTCAATCTACTTTCTTTGTTTCGCAGATCTCACCTGAGTTATACAACCCCGACTTTTCATCAACGTCATCCAGAATTTCATGCTCGGATGATAAGTGTGCAACAGCCTCTGCATCTTGCCAACCCTCAGACTCCCCAAGTGGCCTATGTGGTTATAATTTTACATATGCTGATGAGACCAAAATATCTGGTTATTTTGTCTCTGACGTTATGTATTTCAAAACTATCATGGGAAATCAACGTTCTGCCAATTCTTCTGGCTCTGTTGTATTTGGGTAAAGTTTCTTTAAAATTCACGCATCTTCTCTATTATCGATCTTTTAATGATAAGTCTACGACATCATGCTGATCTTCTTTGTATAGTTAAATTTGCGTTGTTTTGAGGTTGAACTATGCTTTTGCTTGCAATCGTGTTCATTCATGCAGTACAATCAAAGTAAAGTTTACTGCCTAACATGGTGCACATAATTTCTTCATGTTTCCCTCACATGGTTCAAGTTAACTTTATAAACAGATGCACCAACGTACTGCCCAAGTTAATGGAGACCGATGGGATTTTGGGGTTTGGGCGGCATCAATTGTCTATCATCTCGCAATTATACTCTCAGGGGTTATCCCCAAAAGTGTTTTCTCATTGCCTGAAAGGTTCTGGACAAGGTGGTGGCATTTTTGTTCTTGGTAAAATTGTGGCACCAAACTTAGTATTTACTCCACTTGATTCATCAACGTAAGTTTATTTTTTCTGAGATTACTTCGAGTGTGTAACTTCAGAATTCTGCATCAGTCTCTTATATTTTCATTAGCTATATTTAATACATCTGTCATCGACGGTGGTCACTGTTTTTTCATCCTTTATCACTATAATCTAAAATATTTTGTGCAATCTTGCAATCCTGCCTATAAGACTTCAGATTTATTTTTAGTATAAGGCTTGGGCTCCTCCCCCATGAGTAGAGTTCTTTTTGGTTTTGTATTTATGCTcaccttttatttccctttatgttTTTTTCGTAAATAACATGTGCTTCACTTATTTGAGAGCCAATAATAACACAAAAAATAGGCAGCATCTTTAATCTGAAGCAGCGGCAACCTTTTTTGCACCACTCTCTTATATTTTCATTGACCATTTTTGATACATCTGCTATCTATGGTGTAATTGTTATGGATGATAAAAGTTGATGACTGCAAATGCAATAACTGATCTTTGCAAATCCAGAACATGCTTGTTAGATTAATTAATTTGAGAACTGGGATGTAGTCCAGATTTATTATGAATATAAAGCTTGGGCTCCTCCCCTACCGGTAGAGTTCTTTTTAGTTTGTGTTTGTGCTCTCCCGTTTATCTCCCTTTTTTTCCTAAGGAAATGCGTGCTTCACTTATTTGAGAGGCCAACAATAGTACAATATAGCTAGCGTTATTAATCTCTGAAATATGGGTTCCACCATTTCGAAAGTTTCTGAACTGT contains:
- the LOC124667368 gene encoding aspartic proteinase 36-like, yielding MRPPTMVVMVVLLATAAEAALPAVVVLERVLPRKGVQLADLKELDRARHVKMGVVNLSVEGTASPFARGLYYTRVGLGNPSKTYTFQIDTGSSVPWVACTGSSTKNISPELYNPDFSSTSSRISCSDDKCATASASCQPSDSPSGLCGYNFTYADETKISGYFVSDVMYFKTIMGNQRSANSSGSVVFGCTNVLPKLMETDGILGFGRHQLSIISQLYSQGLSPKVFSHCLKGSGQGGGIFVLGKIVAPNLVFTPLDSSTSAYNLNLESIAVNGQKLPIDSSLFATPKSQGTVLDSGTALTYLVHGAYGPFVSAIIAAISPSVQSLDTKLNLKRDKQDKCFLSSGSIDLLFPTATLYFKGGAAMTVKPSQYLLHQGANGNDTVWCIGWQSNQVLQNIGGITLLGDIVLHDRLIVYDLGKERVGWTDVNCSSLNRTSSFDVSGASSYYSGLTTIVVVAVVWLGGLLADHALS